From Campylobacter pinnipediorum subsp. caledonicus:
AAATCCAGCCCCGCCAGTAATTACTATTTTTTTATTATCTAAGTTCATAAATTTTCCTTATCTTTTAAAAAATCAAAAACATCTTTTGCGTTTTTAAAATTTATATTGTCTATTAAAAAATTAAGCCCAACACCAGCATTTTTACCAGCCAAAATATCACTTTTTTTATCTCCTATCATTATAGAATCTTTTAATGATATATTAAATTCACTAGATGCATCTAGTATCATTTTAGGGCTTGGTTTTCTGCAATCACACATTTGTTCAGGAGAATGTGGACAAAAAAACACTTTTTGTATGCAAATTCCTTCATTTTTGAGCTTTTTAATCATAAAATTTGTGATGTTTTCAAAATCCTGTAATGTATAATAGCCTCTTTGTATTCCTGATTGATTTGTTAT
This genomic window contains:
- the gmhB gene encoding D-glycero-beta-D-manno-heptose 1,7-bisphosphate 7-phosphatase, which gives rise to MNKNKAIFLDRDGVINVDFGYVYKPENFVFCDGIFEALKGFISFGYKLIIITNQSGIQRGYYTLQDFENITNFMIKKLKNEGICIQKVFFCPHSPEQMCDCRKPSPKMILDASSEFNISLKDSIMIGDKKSDILAGKNAGVGLNFLIDNINFKNAKDVFDFLKDKENL